In Salinisphaera sp. LB1, one genomic interval encodes:
- the phoB gene encoding phosphate regulon transcriptional regulator PhoB, whose product MSRKHILVVEDEAPIRDMIRFALERSDFSVAEAPDAQAARLAVAERRPDLVLLDWMLPGVSGMELAREWRRDELTQNLPIILVTARVDENDRVRGLNLGADDYVTKPFSSSELVARVRAVLRRSLPGGEDETLELDGLTLDAASQRVSVGDASVRLGPTEYRLLRFFMSNPERVYTREQMLDRVWGQNVYVEERTVDVHIRRLRKALAPHGFDGFIQTVRGSGYRFSSRSL is encoded by the coding sequence ATGTCACGCAAGCACATACTCGTTGTCGAAGACGAAGCCCCGATTCGCGATATGATCCGCTTCGCGCTCGAGCGCTCGGATTTTTCGGTCGCCGAAGCGCCGGATGCCCAGGCCGCGAGGCTGGCCGTGGCCGAGCGGCGGCCCGATCTGGTGTTGCTCGACTGGATGCTGCCGGGGGTATCCGGCATGGAGCTCGCACGTGAGTGGCGGCGCGACGAGCTCACCCAGAACCTGCCGATCATCCTCGTGACCGCGCGCGTGGATGAAAACGACCGCGTGCGCGGGCTTAATCTCGGCGCCGACGATTACGTGACCAAGCCGTTTTCTTCGTCCGAGCTGGTGGCCCGGGTGCGTGCCGTGTTGCGTCGCAGCCTGCCGGGCGGCGAGGACGAGACGCTCGAACTGGACGGTCTGACCCTTGACGCCGCCAGCCAGCGCGTATCGGTGGGCGACGCCTCGGTGCGGCTGGGCCCCACCGAGTATCGCCTGCTGCGTTTCTTCATGAGCAACCCCGAGCGGGTGTATACCCGGGAACAGATGCTCGATCGCGTCTGGGGGCAGAATGTTTATGTCGAGGAACGTACGGTCGATGTGCATATTCGCCGGTTGCGCAAGGCGCTGGCGCCGCACGGGTTCGATGGCTTCATCCAGACCGTGCGCGGCAGCGGCTACCGTTTTTCGAGTCGTTCGTTGTAG